The Oncorhynchus mykiss isolate Arlee chromosome 17, USDA_OmykA_1.1, whole genome shotgun sequence genomic interval CTAGATCATTACTGTAGCTTTGTTGACCTCGTGGCCATATCATTACTGGAGCTTTGTTGACCTCATGGCCAAATCATAACTGTAGCTTTGTTACAAGAAATTATGTAATATCGCTGAACAAATCCCACATTTGAGAGACTAGATAAATGTCCAGTACTTGTGACTCAGTACTGATCTGCTCTTCCATACATAGAATACTCTGCTCTCTGACTTGTTAGGGGGCCCAAATAGGATCTCTCTCAGATAACCAACTGTGAAATAACTTTGAAATAATGTTTCCATTCCCCTCCAGGAGTCCTTATCAGAAAAGATCCAGGTGGCCCTGCTACCTCTGACAGAGAGGCTGAAGCACTATGGGGTCTTCCTGGGTACCTGGCTCCTCTCCACGGGCATGGCCTTGGGCTGTGGCGCCAGTGTCTACTTCCTGTGTCAATATGACACATGGGTATGGTACATTTTATTAACTTTCATAtaaccaggaagtcccattgaggtcAGAAGAACTCTTTCCCAAGGAAGACCTTACATAAACGTTGTGACACGATGGCACGTTGCTTCCTTATAAAGCTTGTGTTGTTAATGTATGATCCGGGGATCAGCTGACCCTGATCCATCTAAGTATGATGAAGACCAGGCggtgattagttgaatcaggtgtgttagtgctgggctaaaACAAATGCCTGCACAATGTGTAGCTCCGGGACTAGAGTCGATGACCATGGTATAAGACATACCCTTGTATACAGTAATTCAAAGTGTgtcattgtgtctgtgtgtacctgaGCATATCTGAATCATATAGCATCAATACAATACTACTTTCCTGGCTGTACAAGGTGTGGTCTTTATAACGGTGTTAGTGTGACATCATTGCTACACTTCCACCaaattattataatattttttttttcaatttaaccttcatttaactaggcaagtcagttaaacacaacttcttatttacaatgacagcctacaccggccaaggccggacgaagctgggccaattgtgcgccgccctatgggactcccaatcacggcaggttgtgatacagcctggattcgaaccaaggtgcctgtagtgacgtctctaacactgagatgcagtgccttagaccgctgcgccactcgggagcacctAAGACTTATCCTACACCATTGTGTCACCACTGATTTATTGTTAATGGAAGCTCAAGTGTTTGTGTTTCCATCAGGAGTGTGACTTAAATAAAGACTTGGGGAGAGCAGAATCAACAACATCTGCATCATCAAGACTGTTGCTTTGTGACAAGGTGTTAAAGtccacagttagccattgttgtGTAAATGCCAGCTGAAAAGTACCCAGGGCCTTGGCTCCAAGTCAGAGCAGGTCAGCCGTAGCCATGGTCCAGTGAGACATGGGTGCCGGCATGcgtagatggaaacagaaaaaTCTGAGCCTTTTGTGCAAAACATTGGGGTAAATCTCAAATGGAAACTGGACACTATCTTGCTAAAGCTGTGATTGATTTTGTCCAGACTTCAGTGTCTTATCTTTTCTCCAGGCTGGTTGCTTCTAGGCACTGATCTATGAACAGCTCACCCTCTCCAAAGCCTCTTTTTAACATGGGGGAAACACAAAACTGTCCTTAGATCAGAACAAACTGACCTACTATGGTATCTTTCCAGCGGACGAGGCAGTCATCGGACAAAGCTTCCGGCTCTCTCCTGGAGGAGGCCgctactctcctcctcccctttgtGGTGTCCCTGATCAATCTGGTCgtccctctcttctactctctgttCAAAAAGATAGAGCACTACTCCAACCCTCGCATGCAGGTCTATGCCATCATAGTCAGGTTAGAGATGGATACAAAACACATTAATAAATACATAcgctaccggtcaaaagtttagatacacctactcatgtcgtaaccaaaaaagtgttaaacaaatcaaaatatattttagattgttcaaagttgccaccctttgccttgatgacagcttcgcacactcttggcattctctcaaccagcttcaccgggaatgcttttccaacagtcttgaaggagttcccaaatatgctgagcacttgttggctgcttttccttttcactctgcggtccaactcattccaaaccatctcaaatgggttgaggtcgggtgattgtggaggccaggtcatctgatgcagcgctccatcactctccttcttggtcaaatagcccttatacagacTAGAGGTGTTTTTGGGtcaaaatgatagtcccactaagtgcaaaccagaatgggatggcgtatcactgcagaatgctgtggtagccatgctggttaagtgtgcctttaattctaaataaatcactgacagtgtcaccagcaaagcacccccacaccatcacaaatcctcctccatgcttcacagtgggaaccacacatgcagagatcctccgttcacttactctgcgtctcacaaaacacagcggtttgaaccaaaaatctcacatttggactcatcagaccaaaaggacagatttccaccggtttaatgtccattgctcatgtttcttggcccaaggacgtctcttcttattattggtgtcctttagtagtgatttgtttgcagcaattcaaccatgaaggtctgattcacgcagtctcctctgaacagttgatgttgcgatgtgtctgttacttgaactctgtgaagaattgaTTTGGGcggcaatttctgaggctggtaactctaatgaacttgtcctctgttgcagaggaaactctgggtcttgttttcctgtggtggtcctcatgagagccagtttcatcatagcgcttgatggtttttgcgactgcacttgaagaaagttcttgaaatcttccagattgactgaccttcatgtcaacGGATCATACAATTTTTTCCAATttctgcctaaaatgacatacacaAAATCTAACTGCcagtagctcaggacctgaagcaaggatatgaatATTCttgatacaatttgatttgtttaacacttttttggttaccacatgattccatatgtgttatttcatagttttgatgtcttcactgtgattctacaatgtagaaaatagtaaaaataaagaaaaaccctggagtaggtgtgtccaaagctttgactggtacagtatattgaaATCGATTGATCAAATCTATTTGCTCAATGATCAATTTAAAGTAACGCCTTAATTAAATATTACAGTAATGCATAAATAAAGACTAAATATGCTTAATACAATATCAGGAAAAAACAGAACGGTCATATACTGTACAATGACTGATGTTTTGAATGATGTTTTGAATTCCTTTTTCCTTTATAGAAATGTCATTCTCAAGATGTCCATTCTGGGTATTCTCTGCTACTACTGGATGAAGGATGTGGCCAATACATTTTCAGTAAGTCCTTTTAAACCAAATCACATTCATGCtttcaacattttttgggatTGTCATTGATATGTACTGTGTGTTCATTCACCACTGTGATTCCAATTGTTTGTCTTAGTGCTGGGAGTCCATCGTAGGACAAGCCTTGTACAGACTGGTTATTATGGACTTCCTCTTCATAATGTTAGGATCCTTCTTTGGAGAGTTCTTGAGCAAGTGAGTGGCATTTTCAAAACACATTTCCCATAACGTGTTCACTTAAAGCTAAACATGCTACAGTATGCAGTAGAATTCTATACTGTAACTCATCTTTCTGTTTGGAGGGAAAGTTTCAGTGAAAAATGCTCTTCTGTAACTCGTTAGTTATTTTCTCCACCAGTGTCATTGGGACTAAATGCATACAGAGCCTGGGAGTTCCAGAGTTTGACGTTGCCAGGAATGTCCTTGACCTGATCTATGCACAGACCCTGGCATGGTACTGACGTTATTTCATTAcactgtactctattgtactgtactctactggattctactgtactgtactctactgtactgtgctctactggactctactgtactgtactgtactctactgtactgtattctactgtactctactctactgtactgtgctctaatgtactctactgtactgaactgtgctgTCCTCGACTCGAATCTCTGTTCATCTATAGCTCCATCTATTTTCATAGTAAAACATAACACAACTGTGGATGAGATATGGTCAATTCTTATAACCATGTTTTTCTGTCTGCAGGATCGGAATCtacttctctcccctcctcccagtGATACAGATAATCAAGTTCTTCATCCTCTTCTACCTAAAGAAGGTAACCTGTTCAGTATGGTTCTTCTACCTTAAGAAGGTAACCTGTTCAGTGTGGTTCTTCTACCTAAAGAAGGTAACCTGTTCAGTACGGTTCTTCTACCTAAAGAAGGTAACCTGTTCAGTATGGTTTTTCTACCTAAAGAAGGTAACCTGTTCAGTATGGTTCTTCTACCTAAAGAAGGTAACCTGTTCAGTATGGTTCTTCTACCTAAAGAAGGTAACCTGTTCAGTATGGTTATTCTACCTAAAGAAGGTAACCTGTTCAGTATGGTTCTTCTACCTAAAGAAGGTAACCTGTTCAGTATGGTTCTTCTACCTAAAGAAGGTAACCTGTTCAGTACGGTTCTTCTACCTAAAGAAGGTAACCTGTTCAGTACGGTTCTTCTACCTAAAGAAGGTAACCTGTTCAGTACGGTTCTTCTACCTAAAGAAGGTAACCTGTTCAGTACGGTTCTTCTACCTAAAGAAGGTAACCTGTTCAGTATGGTTCTTCTACCTAAAGAAGGTAACCTGTTCAGTATGGTTCTTCTACCTAAAGAAGGTAACCTGTTCAGTATGGTTATTCTACCTAAAGAAGGTAACCTGTTCAGTATGGTTCTTCTACCTAAAGAAGGTAACCTGTTCAGTATGGTTATTCTACCTAAAGAAGGTAACCTGTTCAGTATGGTTCTTCTACCTAAAGAAGGTAACCTGTTCAGTATGGTTCTTCTACCTAAAGAAGGTAACCTGTTCAGTATGGTTCTTCTACCTAAAGAAGGTAACCTGTTCAGTACGGTTCTTCTACCTAAAGAAGGTAACCTGTTCAGTACGGTTCTTCTACCTAAAGAAGGTAACCTGTTCAGTACGGTTCTTCTACCTAAAGAAGGTAACCTGTTCAGTACGGTTCTTCTACCTAAAGAAGGTAACCTGTTCAGTATGGTTATTCTACCTAAAGAAGGTAACCTGTTCAGTACGGTTCTTCTACCTAAAGAAGGTAACCTGTTCAGTATGGTTCTTCTACCTAAAGAAGGTAACCTGTTCAGTATGGTTATTCTACCTAAAGAAAGTAACCTGTTCAGTACGGTTCTTCTACCTAAAGAAGGTAACCTGTTCAGTACGGTTCTTCTACCTAAAGAAGGTAACATGTTCAGTATGGTTCTTCTACCTAAAGAAGGTAACCTGTTCAGTATGGTTCTTCTACCTAAAGAAGGTAACCTGTTCAGTATGGTTCTTCTACCTAAAGAAGGTAACCTGTTCAGTATGGTTCTTCTACCTAAAGAAGGTAACCTGTTCAGTACGGTTCTTCTACCTAAAGAAGGTAACCTGTTCAGTATGGTTCTTCTACCTAAAGAAGGTAACCTGTTCAGTATGGTTCTTCTACCTAAAGAAGGTAACCTGTTCAGTATGGTTCTTCTACCTAAAGAAGGTAACCTGTTCAGTATGGTTCTTCTACCTAAAGAAGGTAACCTGTTCAGTATGGTTCTTCTACCTAAAGAAGGTAACCTGTTCATTACGGTAGATAATATAGGCCCCTTAGCAGACACTTCTTATCCAAAGCAGTGAGTACATATTCAGGACAGTGAAAAAAGTATTTTATAGTACAGAAAGTGAGTACATTTTAGTATGGCAAGTGACCCCAGCAGGAATTGTTATTGCTAGCGCAGCACAGTGTTGATTCACTGCCCTAGATACCATGCCATAGCAGAATGGGCCAGGCTCATGTTACTCTCTTCTGAAGAGGATGCTGAATGTTTCATGACAAGGTTGAATGGCATAGAATTAGCTCTATTTATAGATGGTAGCGATGGTCACTAGGATTTTCCAATACAATGAGGAAACATATATGAGTGTCCTGGAAATTAAAATAGGTTGTTTCCCCTGTGGTATATACTGTACAGGGAAATCATTACATGTTCATCAATTcatctgaagaaaaaaaactacAAGTGGAAGGTGTCTGCAATAAAGGATTTAGTTGATCAAATACAATAACATGATACcagttaaaggtccccaaagcacacacatccctgggtcactcctcttttcagtttgctgcagccagcgactggaacaagctgcaacaaacactcaaactggacagtctTATCTCAatatcttcattcaaagacttgatcatggacactcttactggcagttgtggctgctttgcgtgatgtaatgttgtctctaccttcttgccctttgtgctgttctgcgcccaataatgtttgtaccatgttttgtactgctactatgttgctgctaccatgttgtgtgccTTGTGTTGCCTTGTGccttgtgttgctgccttgctttgttgttgtcttaggtctctctttatgcagtgttgtgttgtctctcttgttgtgatgtgtgttctgtcctatatttatatttatttttaatccaagcccctcgtccccgcaggaggccttttgccttttggtaggccgtcattgtaaatattgagtattattgagtagcttggatgaataaggtgcccagagtaaactgcatGCTGCCCATGCCCagtaatatatgcatattattagtagatttggatagaaaacactctgaagtttctaaaactgtttgaatgatgtctgtgagtataacagaactcatatggcaggcaaaaacccgagagaaaaatccaaccaggaagtgggaaatctgaggtttgtagtttttcaagtcattgcctatcgaatatacagtgtctatggggtcatattgcacttcctaaggcttccactagatgtcaacagtctttagaaccttgtttgatgcttctactgtgaaggaggggggaatgagagctgaatgagtcagacgTCTGCCAGAGTgacatgagctgatcacgcgtgTGAGAGCGACCTGAATCCatcgcatttctacagacaaaggaattttcctgttggaacattattgaatatttatgttaaaaacatcctaaaaattgattctatacatcgtttgacatgtttctacgaactgtagtaggacttttcgtctgaactttcgcctggacttgcccgcgccttgtgagtttggattgtgtactaaacgcgcaaactaaaaaggaggtatttggacataaattgacgttattgaacaaatcaaacatttattgtggaactgggattcctgggagtgcattctgatgaagatcatcaaaggtaagtgaatatttataatgctatttctgacttctgttgactccacaacatggcggatatctgtatggcttgttttgttgtctgagcactgtactcagattattgcatggtgtgcttttctggtaaagctttttgaaatctgagaCAGTGGTTGCGTTAAGTAGAAgatacatacatgtattgtgtaacatgaagtccagAGAggtgaaggtgaaataaaatactgATAAATACCTCCCTGACAAATTAATAATTACTTTATTCCTGGTTAAGGTGCAGGTTAATTGTTACTCTCAGTTCTCCCTTATTGTCAAAGGTCATTGTTTGTTTACCTGTTCATCAAATCGTGCCGTTGCCAAGACACCGtcaccaggctcctcctctctatctccctctccagcTCTGTAATGCCCGGTCTATACTTTGTGTCCTCCAGGTCAGCCTGACCCTGAACTGCCAGCCCCCCAGGCGAGCCGGCAGGGCGGCTCAGATGCAAACCATCTTCATCGCtatcctcttcttcccttccttcGTGGGGGCTCTGTCCATGGTGGCCTACACCGTGTGGATGTAGGTGTATAAGCGGTCAGGGCAAGGCTAATCTAGGGACTTATGTTATGTTAAGGCTGTCATAGATTAAGGCAAGGCCAAACAAACACCTGTAGATATATGGAGTGGTTCAGATTCCATCTAGTTCTGGATAAATATGGCTTGTTCAGAAGAACTGGAGTCTGTCATTAATTGATAACCATTAATTGATAAAATTCAGTTTGGTTTAATTTTAGGGGCTGAGATAGTCCGTGGAATCATGCTGTTTGATTAGCAGCTATTCAAAAGCATGACGCTATACTTAAACCTTCCAGTAAGAAAGTTGAAAATGTGCTGAAAGTTGGATGATTGAAAGTTGGTTGACTTTGGCTCCTTTTCTCTGACCTGAGCATTTCAAACTGCCATGCCTCCCCTGATCCCTCCCCCAGTCTGCCCCCCTCAGACAAGTGTGGGCCCTTCAGGGGCCTCAACACCACCTTCAGTGCAATACAGATCTGGATGGACGATTTGAACAGGGTGGATGCGTTTCAGTGGACTGTCTGGATCTACCAGCACGTCATCAGGAGTGAGATATTCTACTTCCTGATCTCCCTCATCATCCTGTGAGTTCATCTTTGTTCATGTTGAGGTGGTTATATTGGGTAAAAGTTGTGTTTATGAAGGTAGCAAGTAGTTTTAAAGCACAGTCTTAAGGTAAAGTGACAGTTGTCTTGAAAACGTGATATAAGGCATCTAAGTCATAAACTTAACTTGATCGTGATTCCTAGAAATTATTGATCGTTTGAGCTGTTTGTCAAAAGATTGATTTGTACATTTTGCTAGTCACTCTTATCCATAGACTTACAGGAGCACTTagggtgaagtgccttgctcaagggcacatcggtcaatttttcacctagtcagcttagtgattcaaaccagcgacctttcggttactggcccaacgctcttaaccgctaggctacctgccttgaAGCAGTATACTGAAGTCCTATCAAGCAATACATTCAGCTTTTATAGCGTTGTCTGCCGGATCAAGCCTTCAAATACAATCTAGTGGCACTTTATGTGTGCCTACTTtgccctttcacatactgtaataCAAACTCACTGACTGACCTCCTTTCCACAGTGTCTTCATTTACATCTTCAGGCAGATCACTCAGGGACGCCAGCTGCTTATCATTCTACTGAGACAGCAGATTGTTAATGTGAGTTCTGGTGAGCTGTCTGGTCCGACGTGTCtcgtccatcagagctgttgtgTCCGAAGTGGTTGTGTCTACGTTATGATGTTGTTGAAATGCCGGAGTAATATATTTAGCTGATTTCATTTGAATGTGCAGTGTTGATGTTGTTCATTTGTTGTTTTTATGAATTGTATTGACTGTCTAGAACgtactatctctctctttcactccctctctctctggttgtctcgctctcactctcgctctctctctttctctctctcactccctttatTAGGAAGGGAAGGACAAGGCGTTCTTGTTGGAGAAGCTACAGAACCTTCAGAAATCCAAGCAGAACAAacagaaaaagaaaaaacaggtGAGAGGATCAAAGAGAAATGACCTTGAGACTATCGTATTTAACCTTGAGACTATCGTATTTAACCTTGAGACTATCTAACGTAACCTTGAGACTATCGTATTTAACCTTGAGACTATTTAACTTAACCTTGAGACTATCGTATTTATCCTTGAGACTATCTAACGTAACCTTGAGACTATCGTATTTAACCTTGAGACTATCTAACTTAACCTTGAGACTATCTAACTTAACCTTGAGACTATCTAACGTAACCTTGAGACAATCTAACTTACAATAAATACCTAAACTCCAATGTTATTTCAAATGTCATACTTGAACTATGACCCTTTCTCTCAATCAGGTCAGGAAAAGACAGGAAAATGAATCCTCCACTGGCATGCTCCAGGCTCTGATTGCCCGACAGCGGTTGGAGCAAGAGAATGGTGACAGCAGCAGCTCTTTCGGTGTGCCTATGCCTTCCGGCCACTCAGTCTCCACGACATCGAGTGCTATGATGCAGGCCATGCTAGCCAGGCAATACGCAGAGGACCAGGATGTAGCCAGTTATCGCGGGGTGCCATTTCCTGCAGACCAAACACCTGCGCCCTCCAGTGCACTGATACAGGCCATGCAAGCCAGGCAAAGGGCGGAGTCACAGAATGAGGACGAGTTTTACCGGGCGCCAGTTCAGTCACAGAACCCAGTAAACGCGTTACCCAGTGCGATGATACAGGTGATGCAAGCCAGGCAGAGGGTGGAGTCAGAGCAGGAAGAGGACCAGTTTTACCGGGCGCCAGTTCATTC includes:
- the LOC118940363 gene encoding probable LRR receptor-like serine/threonine-protein kinase At4g36180, which gives rise to MVFLPKEGNLFSMVLLPKEGNLFSMVLLPKEGNLFSMVILPKEGNLFSMVLLPKEGNLFSMVLLPKEGNLFSTVLLPKEGNLFSTVLLPKEGNLFSTVLLPKEGNLFSTVLLPKEGNLFSMVLLPKEGNLFSMVLLPKEGNLFSMVILPKEGNLFSMVLLPKEGNLFSMVILPKEGNLFSMVLLPKEGNLFSMVLLPKEGNLFSMVLLPKEGNLFSTVLLPKEGNLFSTVLLPKEGNLFSTVLLPKEGNLFSTVLLPKEGNLFSMVILPKEGNLFSTVLLPKEGNLFSMVLLPKEGNLFSMVILPKESNLFSTVLLPKEGNLFSTVLLPKEGNMFSMVLLPKEGNLFSMVLLPKEGNLFSMVLLPKEGNLFSMVLLPKEGNLFSTVLLPKEGNLFSMVLLPKEGNLFSMVLLPKEGNLFSMVLLPKEGNLFSMVLLPKEGNLFITVDNIGPLADTSYPKQ
- the LOC110493487 gene encoding transmembrane channel-like protein 5 gives rise to the protein MSHYNNTGGYNNPAYHDSDTLEIDRSPSRKSQSHHSNPHGNPYPRDDGAGGERGRSDLQQLPGGVQSSYNDAQERVPWGGWQEGSWRGRDSIPMGLLPPRSESPRWQQHDLNHSGYQIDQATHYDTTPPVRLPSATSGHVSMRFRGSRKMSLFPVGEAALGNLGLSEDDIRNEMENEEQNLVQELVAMSTRDRIKAIRDLPMSFDDKKHIRGQVLALKSFKKSRQLNCFADCSTTVSLAFRRCGANMTLAKQTLELWRGTMKEVGGKFGTGVLSYFKFLKWLLMFNIFSFLVNFGFITIPQLIYHPTPDIPAGVSFKGLEILTGAGYFSHTVMYYGGYSNKTQGTGGRSEYNMQLAYFFTVAAYMVLCGAALIYSMASSFRKKYVLADSGLGGAWQLLCSWDFSVTNEKAVRQRKNNLRIQLKESLSEKIQVALLPLTERLKHYGVFLGTWLLSTGMALGCGASVYFLCQYDTWRTRQSSDKASGSLLEEAATLLLPFVVSLINLVVPLFYSLFKKIEHYSNPRMQVYAIIVRNVILKMSILGILCYYWMKDVANTFSCWESIVGQALYRLVIMDFLFIMLGSFFGEFLSNVIGTKCIQSLGVPEFDVARNVLDLIYAQTLAWIGIYFSPLLPVIQIIKFFILFYLKKVSLTLNCQPPRRAGRAAQMQTIFIAILFFPSFVGALSMVAYTVWILPPSDKCGPFRGLNTTFSAIQIWMDDLNRVDAFQWTVWIYQHVIRSEIFYFLISLIILVFIYIFRQITQGRQLLIILLRQQIVNEGKDKAFLLEKLQNLQKSKQNKQKKKKQVRKRQENESSTGMLQALIARQRLEQENGDSSSSFGVPMPSGHSVSTTSSAMMQAMLARQYAEDQDVASYRGVPFPADQTPAPSSALIQAMQARQRAESQNEDEFYRAPVQSQNPVNALPSAMIQVMQARQRVESEQEEDQFYRAPVHSEHPVSSTPSAMMQVMQARQRAEEEESEFYRAPASSQHPDASGTGSALIQAMLARQQVEEEYGDRY